The sequence AAGGTCGCCAACCTGAGCCCGGTATCCCCGAGGACCGATGGGCCTTAGGCTTCCAGCTCGAGCATGCGGTCAAGTGCCGCACGTGCTTGCGAGCGGGTGGGCTCGGGAACCTTTACTACGTTTACCTCCCCCAAGTTCTCCAGAGTCCAGGCCAGGCTCTGGAGCGTGATCTTGAACATGTTCGGACACATGCTGCGTGCCAACGGATAGATGCGCTTGGTCGGGTGCTCCATCGCCAGCCGCCGCACCATGTTGATCTCGGTGCCGATGGCGATGTGCGCACCGTCAGGAGCCGAGGCTACGTAGCGCGCGATGAATTCGGTGGAGCCGACGTGGTCCGCTCTGGCGACCACCTCTTCCTGGCACTCCGGGTGGACGAGCACGATCGCCTGAGGGTCCAGCTCCCGCACGCGGTCAACGTGTTCCGGGCGGAACCACCGGTGGACATGGCAGAAGCCATCCCAGAGGAAGACGTCGGCGCTACGGACTTGCTCCTCCGGCACAGCTGCGTCCGGCTGCTGAGATGGCCAGACCACCACCTGAAGGTTCCCCCTCCCCAGGCGCTTCAGCGTGTTGCGCCCCAGGTACTGGTCGGGAAAGAAGAAGAGTTTTTCCCTCTGCTCCAGGGCCCATTGAAATGCACGGTGCGCATTGGACGAGGTGCACACGGTCCCACCGTTTCGCCCCACGAAGGCCTTGAGCTCGGCGTAGGAGTTCATGTAGGTGACGGGCATCACGCGGCCCTCACCGAGCACCCGGCCCAGGTAATCCCAGACGGGCTCTACAAGCTCGAGGGGGGCAAAGTCGGCCAGAGGACAACCCGCCTCCAGGTTGGGGTGCAACACCACCTGATCTTCCCGCGAAAGGATGTCGGCACTTTCGGCCATGAAATGAACGCCGCAGAACACGATGTACCGAGCCTCCGACTGCGCCGCCAGCTTGGAGAGGCCAAAGGAATCCCCACGGTAGTCGGCCAGAGCGACGATCTCTGGGCGCTGGTAGTGGTGCCCCAGGATGACCAGCTCCTTGCCCAGCTTCCTCTTCACCGCGAGGACCCGCTGCCTCGCCTCCTCATCGGACATGGCCAGGTACTCATCCGGAACGAGCGTGGGCCGCTGCGACCGCGGGAGAGGATCCCCCGCCCGTCGCTTTTCACTGCCTCGGATGAACAGGGGTGATGCCACGTCGCCTCGTGTTGCCATAGTCGACACTCGAAAGCTTCCCCCTTTGGCACTCAGCCCGGCAGAAGGCCCTGGCTTACAATCTTGGAAGCGTTCAACACTAATCCCCGTACTCCGGTTCCGTGGTTGGTTCTTTCGCTGCTTCTGCGGACGAAGCTTCCCTCTCCCTTTCCTCGTCCGGGGCGACTTTCTCCCG is a genomic window of candidate division KSB1 bacterium containing:
- the nadA gene encoding quinolinate synthase NadA; the protein is MATRGDVASPLFIRGSEKRRAGDPLPRSQRPTLVPDEYLAMSDEEARQRVLAVKRKLGKELVILGHHYQRPEIVALADYRGDSFGLSKLAAQSEARYIVFCGVHFMAESADILSREDQVVLHPNLEAGCPLADFAPLELVEPVWDYLGRVLGEGRVMPVTYMNSYAELKAFVGRNGGTVCTSSNAHRAFQWALEQREKLFFFPDQYLGRNTLKRLGRGNLQVVVWPSQQPDAAVPEEQVRSADVFLWDGFCHVHRWFRPEHVDRVRELDPQAIVLVHPECQEEVVARADHVGSTEFIARYVASAPDGAHIAIGTEINMVRRLAMEHPTKRIYPLARSMCPNMFKITLQSLAWTLENLGEVNVVKVPEPTRSQARAALDRMLELEA